The window ACCAGCACGCATAACTGCTTGCTTAGCAATACGGAATACGTTTTTACGACGTCCACGATAACCTGTTGCGGCATCGGTGATTTTCTTATGACGGGCTCTTGCTGTAACCCCACGTTTGACTCTTGGCATTTAATTCTCCTAATCTAGTCTGAGGTTAAGCGTAAGGAAGCATGGAGCGAATGGACTTAACGTCTGCCTTCGCAACTTCGGTAGTACCACGGAGGTGACGCTTATTCTTAGTGGTTTTCTTGGTGAGGATGTGGCGTTTAAAAGCCTGACCTCGTTTGATCGTTCCGCCTGCGCGAACCGTGAAGCGCTTTTTGGCGCTACTCTTGCTCTTCATCTTGGGCATAAAGCACCCCTTCTTCTGCATGTGCAACATAGGTGGTAACCGACGGTTACGCTTCCTGTACCTAGAAGCACTTCTCACTACCGGAGTCCTTAGTAATTCACTAGGAACCCCTCCCTACTTAAACAACAAACTTCATCTTGCGAATAGGTTTGTTATGTTTATTACTTCGCCTTACGAATGGGGGCCAATACCATCACCATCTGGCGACCTTCCATTTTTGGAAACTGCTCTACTTGACCAAACTCAATCAGGTCCGACTTCAAACGTTCCAACATTCTGACTCCGATTTCTTGGTGGGCCATTTCACGACCCCGAAACCGCAGCGTAATCTTTGTCTTATCGCCATCTTCCAAAAAGCGGATTAGATTGCGTAGCTTCACACCATAGTCGCCATCATCCGTGCCGGGACGGAATTTGACTTCCTTCACCTGAATCACTTTTTGCTTGAGCTTAGCTTCATGCAAACGTTTGGCTTCTTGGTACTTGAATTTGCCGAAGTCCATAATGCGAACTACAGGTGGCACAGCCGTCGGAGCAATTTCAACCAAATCGGTTTCTTTCTCTTCTGCTAAAGCCAGGGCTTCACTCAACTTAACTACACCGATGGGTTCTCCATCTAGTCCAATCAGACGCACTTCAGGAGCAGTAATCTCCCGATTTATGCGCTGCGATTTATCAGTAGCGATCTTCTTAATTCCTTTAAAAAAACAATAAAAACCATTCCACCCCTAGCTAGGCTCGGGTCCGACTTTCTGAGAAATATCCTGCTGGAGTCGGGCAACGAAAGCATCAAGAGGCATTACACCTAAATCCACTCCGCCACGGGCACGAACGGCCACCGAATTACTTTCTGCTTCTTTATCCCCAACAACTAACAAAAATGGGAGCTTCTGTAATGCGTGCTCGCGTATTTTATACGTAATTTTCTCATTCCGCAAATCCGATTCGACTCTAAACCCTTGTTTTTTCAGAGATTGCTGGACTTGTTGGGCATAAGCAGCGGAATTATCAGAAATATTTAGGACTACAGCCTGGGTCGGAGCAAGCCAAACTGGTATATTTCCAGCGTGGTTTTCGATCAAAATGCCGATAAAACGTTCCAAAGAGCCCACAATTGCCCTATGAAGCATCACAGGAGCCTTACGGGTGTTCTCTTCCGTGACATATTCAGCGCCTAAACGGGCTGGCATCGAGAAATCCACCTGAATAGTGCCGCACTGCCAAGTACGCCCAATCGAATCCTTCAGGTGATATTCGATTTTAGGACCATAAAAAGCTCCCTCGCCCGGCAATTCTTCCCATTGCTGGCCCGAAGCAGTTAAGGCACCGCGTAAGGCAGCCTCAGCTTTATCCCAAATGGCGTCATCACCAACACGCTTGGCTGGACGTAAAGCCAGCTTGACAGCCACTTCAGTAAATCCAAAGTCTTTGTAGACGTCGCGAACCGCTTTATCAAATGCAGCCACCTCTGACTGGATCTGATCTTCAGTACAGAAAATATGGCCATCATCTTGGGTAAATCCACGAACGCGCATGAGGCCATGCAAAGCACCTGATGGCTCATTGCGATGGCATTGTCCAAACTCACCGTAACGCAGAGGTAACTCACGATAGCTATGTAAGCCTGAGTTAAAGATCTGGACATGACCTGGGCAGTTCATCGGCTTTAATGCATAAGCACGATTCTCCGACTCAGTCGTAAACATATTTTCTTTGTAGTTATCCCAGTGACCCGACTTTTCCCAAAGACCACGATCCAGAATTTGTGGGGCCTTGACCTCTTGATAACCTTCGCGCTGATACACGCGGCGCATGTACTGTTCAACTTCTTGCCAAATAGACCAACCCTTAGGGTGCCAAAAAACGAGACCCGGCGCTTCAGGTTGGAAATGAAATAAGTCTAAAAACTTACCAAGGCGACGGTGATCACGTTTCTCGGCCTCTTCTAGCATGTGCAGGTGAGCGTCTTGGTCTTCTTTTTTCAACCAAGCTGTACCGTAAATACGCTGCAGCATCTCATTCTTACTATCTCCGCGCCAGTAAGCACCAGCAACGCTCAGAAGCTTAAAGACCTTGAGCTTGCCAGTTGATGGCACATGGGGTCCACGACATAAGTCAGTGAACTTGCCTTCAGAATACAAAGAGACATCCTCGCCTTGCGGGATGCTAGAAATAATTTCTGCCTTGTAGTTTTCGCCTTGATCTTTAAAGAACTTAACAGCTTCATCACGGGGCATGACTGTTCGATTAACCGGCTCATCTTTTTTTGCGAGCTCAGCCATTTTCTTTTCCAGCGCAACTAAATCATCTGGCGTGAATGGGCGATGAAATGAAAAGTCATAGTAAAAACCGTTTTCAATTACAGGACCAATTGTGACTTGCGCCTCTGGAAATAATTCTTTAACAGCGTAGGCGAGTAAGTGAGCAGTAGAGTGGCGAACAATCTCTAGCGCCTCTGGGCTTTTATCCGTAATGATTGCTAGGCGACTATCTTTATCAACGACAAAGCTGGCATCTACCATGTTGCCCTCAACAATGCCCCCTAAGGCAGCCTTAGCAAGGCCGCTACCAATGCTTTGGGCAACGTCAAGAACGCGAACGGGAGCGTCGAACTCACGTTTAGATCCGTCTGGCAGAGTAACTACAAGCATGACAACTCCATCAATTAACTTACAAAAAAAGAAAGCGCGGCAGCATTTCAGCAACCGCGCTCTTTTGGGTCTTCATTCGTTGGTAGGCTCGATTGGACTCGAACCAACGACCCCCACCATGTCAAGGTGGTGCTCTAACCAGCTGAGCTACGAGCCTATACAGCCATAGAGTTTATCACCGGCGACGCACTTGGGTCACGCCTTTGACCTCCTCTAGGCTATTTTGGATCAGCCGCAAGGCCTCAGAGTCTTTAATTTCAACCGTCAGCAGTATTTGAGCCATGCCCCGCTTGGCTGATTTACGCAAATCAATGACATGGACACCTTGCCGAGTCAATATTTCAAATAGCTCGCGCATCAACTCCGGACGATCTAGGCCGGATACCGCTAAATCTGCAGGAAACACCCGTTTTGCATCCCCCGCGTGCTGCATTTCTTCTGAAGACGCATTCCAAGCTGTCTGGATAACCCGCTCGGGTGCCCTCTCCAAAAGACCACGAAAGGTTTTACAAGACCGTCGATGAATAGATACGCCCCGACCCTGAGTCACAAAGCCAGCAATAGCATCTGGTGGTACAGGCCTGCAACAACGAGCCAACTGAGTCAAAAGAGAATCTACTCCAACTACCAACACATCGCCCACTTGACCCTGCTTGCGAGTACTCTGTTTCAGCACGATCTCTGGAGTGGGCGCATTGATCTTAGGCTCTGGCTTGTGATCTGACCCAATATCAGTGTGCTTTGTACCTGCCTCCTCATCATCTAAGGCATTGAACCAAGTACGAACTCGAGAACGAGCACGTTGTGAACGCAAGTAATTCCGCCTGGGGCTAATCCAATCGCGTGATGGCCCGCCCTGTTTGACCGCAATCACTTCAATTGTCTGCCCATTCTGTAGCGGTGTGTCCAAAGGCACCATGGCACCATCAACCCGAGCACCACGACAGCGATGACCCAGATCGGTATGTACTGCATAAGCAAAGTCGATAGGGGATGAGCCCTTCTCCAATGCAATCACTTTTCCCAATGGAGTAAGGACGTAGATGTGGTCGTCAATCTCATGGTGCTTAAGCTGCTCCCATGCATCCTCTTTCCAAGAAATCAACTGCCGTGCCCAAGCAATTTGGCGCTCATAGGCTACTGCCGCGCTATGTGTACCGGTTTGATGGTTTGGGTTGGAATCGCTTGATTTATTTTTTGGCGGAGTTGCCGCACCACTATAAGCACCCTCTTTGTAACGCCAATGCGCAGCCAGACCATATTCAGCTTGCTGATGCATTTCATAGGTACGCACCTGAATTTCAAAAGCAGTGCCATGCTCATCCATCACAACAGTATGGAGCGATTGATAACCGTTAGGCTTAGGCCCCGCAATGTAGTCATCGAATTCTCGGGGGACTGGCTGCCAAACGTTATGTACTATTCCCAAAATGGCATAGCAAGATTTAACGTCATCCACGAGAACGCGAAATGCCCTGACGTCATAAAGATTAGCAAAGTCCAATGACTTACCCTGCATCTTTTTCCAGATACTATAGATGTGTTTCGGGCGGCCTTGTACCTGACCTTGAATTTGTGAGGCTTTCAGCTCTTCCTGTAGTCGAGTGACGATGAAGTCAATAAATGACTCACGCTCAGCGCGTTTGCCATCGAGCATCTTGGCAATATCACGGTAGATCTCTGGGGACAGGACTCTAAATGCTAGATCTTCCATCTCCCATTTCATTTGCCAAATACCCAAACGATTTGCAAGCGTTGCATCAATATTGAGAATCTCTTGCGCCCATGTTGCAGGCATCTCAATTTTTTCTTGAGTAATCCAGCGTAAGGTCTGCAAACGTGAAGCAAGATAGATGAGCACTACCCGTAAGTCATCTCCAAAGGCAAGTAACATCTTTCGGAGCATTTCTTCTTGCCCAGAAATGCTGAGGCCACCGTCAGCACGAACAAGTTTGCCTTGCGCCTGTCTAAGACCTCGATAGCCAATCAATAGCTTGGCTGACTCCTCACCAATTAACTTAATCAGGGCCTCTTTGCCGTGAGTGCGGGCAATATTAGTAGCAGCTGTTAAGGTAGCTTCATCGAGATGCAGCAGTTTAAGAATACTGAGTACGCCTGCAGCATGATCTGCGGAAGGCTCGCCATACCAGCCATCAATAATTTTGATGTTCACGGCAACCTTGCCAGCATTGGACATAAAAAACTGAAAACCTTAACTAAAAAATTCTTTTGCTAAAGCAACTTGCTCTGGCTTAACAAAAGCAGGCGCATGTCCTACTCCCGGAATTTCAATACTTCGAACATACGGGTTGACCTTACACATCTCCGCCACAGTTTTAGCGGAGAGTAGATCAGAGTCTCCACCACGCACAATTAACATTGGAATATGAATTTGCTTGAAGGCATGCCACATTGCCATCTCACCCGCTTTCGCCATGATCGGATTCACCGATGCAAATGGCACAGCAATATCGGGGTCGTAGTGCATCATCCAAAGGCCGTCCTTTTGCACTAGCATGGGCCCGTTATAAATCTCCCACTCTTCGGGCGAATGCGCACCAAAAGAGGCGCAAATCTCATTTAAACGTTCCAATGCATCAGCGCGGTGAGCAAAAGCAAAAGGCTGCCCAACGTAAGAGCCTAAGCGCTTGACTGCTTCTGGCTCAATACGGGGACCAACATCATTAATAAGCATGCGACGAATGGGGCTATTCGGCATCGATGCATACACCATACCAATCAAGCCGCCCATAGAGGTTCCAAACCAATCCACTTGAGCAACGCCCAATTGCTTAATCAGACAAGCCATATCGGCAACGTATTGAGGTACGGCATACAGCATTGGATTCTGGAGGCGATCAGAGTCGCCACGCCCCACAATATCAGGACACACAACGTAGTACTCCTGACTCATTGCCTCCGCCAAGGTTCTGAAATCACTGCCCCTTCGGGTCAAGCCATGGACGCAAATTAATACTTTTGAATTACTGGGATTGCCCCAGGCGTGATTCGCCATTCGATGAGTGCCGTCACTACTCGCACAGGTCACATAGAAAATTTCACCCTGGTGAATGCCAACATGAGGAGCTTTAGTCTCGTTTTCAGGATCTAAATCCTGCGTCTGCTTATCTGCCATTCCGACCACTTCAGGCTGCAAGGTCACGTGATCGATCCCATGCTGATTCAACAGCATCGTATTAATGCGACCCATGATTTCTGGCCACTCCGTTATATGGGCAATTTCAATATGGCCAATGAGCGCTGGGAAGCTCGGTGTCATCTCCCAAACATGCAAGTCATGAACTGCTAATACACCTGGCACCATTTTTAAATCTGTACCAACTTGTAAATAGTCAATATGGAGAGGCACTCCCTCCATCAAGAAGTGATAGGACTCTTTCAAAATAGAGATAGTCGACTTCAGAATTAACAGAGATACCAAGATTGACAAGATGGCATCAATTGGCATCCATCCGGTGAGCTGAATCACAACACCCGCAATCAGAGCGGCTACAGATCCTAGTAAGTCCCCCATGACATGAACCAATGCAGCGCGCGTATTCACACTCTTTTTGTCGCGTGATAGTACCCATGCCACTGCGATATTCATGACTAAACCAATCGCAGCAACTATGATGACAGTTAAGCCATCTACATGATGT is drawn from Polynucleobacter arcticus and contains these coding sequences:
- the rpmI gene encoding 50S ribosomal protein L35 — translated: MPKMKSKSSAKKRFTVRAGGTIKRGQAFKRHILTKKTTKNKRHLRGTTEVAKADVKSIRSMLPYA
- the infC gene encoding translation initiation factor IF-3, which translates into the protein MKKIATDKSQRINREITAPEVRLIGLDGEPIGVVKLSEALALAEEKETDLVEIAPTAVPPVVRIMDFGKFKYQEAKRLHEAKLKQKVIQVKEVKFRPGTDDGDYGVKLRNLIRFLEDGDKTKITLRFRGREMAHQEIGVRMLERLKSDLIEFGQVEQFPKMEGRQMVMVLAPIRKAK
- the thrS gene encoding threonine--tRNA ligase, with the protein product MLVVTLPDGSKREFDAPVRVLDVAQSIGSGLAKAALGGIVEGNMVDASFVVDKDSRLAIITDKSPEALEIVRHSTAHLLAYAVKELFPEAQVTIGPVIENGFYYDFSFHRPFTPDDLVALEKKMAELAKKDEPVNRTVMPRDEAVKFFKDQGENYKAEIISSIPQGEDVSLYSEGKFTDLCRGPHVPSTGKLKVFKLLSVAGAYWRGDSKNEMLQRIYGTAWLKKEDQDAHLHMLEEAEKRDHRRLGKFLDLFHFQPEAPGLVFWHPKGWSIWQEVEQYMRRVYQREGYQEVKAPQILDRGLWEKSGHWDNYKENMFTTESENRAYALKPMNCPGHVQIFNSGLHSYRELPLRYGEFGQCHRNEPSGALHGLMRVRGFTQDDGHIFCTEDQIQSEVAAFDKAVRDVYKDFGFTEVAVKLALRPAKRVGDDAIWDKAEAALRGALTASGQQWEELPGEGAFYGPKIEYHLKDSIGRTWQCGTIQVDFSMPARLGAEYVTEENTRKAPVMLHRAIVGSLERFIGILIENHAGNIPVWLAPTQAVVLNISDNSAAYAQQVQQSLKKQGFRVESDLRNEKITYKIREHALQKLPFLLVVGDKEAESNSVAVRARGGVDLGVMPLDAFVARLQQDISQKVGPEPS
- a CDS encoding RelA/SpoT family protein, coding for MSNAGKVAVNIKIIDGWYGEPSADHAAGVLSILKLLHLDEATLTAATNIARTHGKEALIKLIGEESAKLLIGYRGLRQAQGKLVRADGGLSISGQEEMLRKMLLAFGDDLRVVLIYLASRLQTLRWITQEKIEMPATWAQEILNIDATLANRLGIWQMKWEMEDLAFRVLSPEIYRDIAKMLDGKRAERESFIDFIVTRLQEELKASQIQGQVQGRPKHIYSIWKKMQGKSLDFANLYDVRAFRVLVDDVKSCYAILGIVHNVWQPVPREFDDYIAGPKPNGYQSLHTVVMDEHGTAFEIQVRTYEMHQQAEYGLAAHWRYKEGAYSGAATPPKNKSSDSNPNHQTGTHSAAVAYERQIAWARQLISWKEDAWEQLKHHEIDDHIYVLTPLGKVIALEKGSSPIDFAYAVHTDLGHRCRGARVDGAMVPLDTPLQNGQTIEVIAVKQGGPSRDWISPRRNYLRSQRARSRVRTWFNALDDEEAGTKHTDIGSDHKPEPKINAPTPEIVLKQSTRKQGQVGDVLVVGVDSLLTQLARCCRPVPPDAIAGFVTQGRGVSIHRRSCKTFRGLLERAPERVIQTAWNASSEEMQHAGDAKRVFPADLAVSGLDRPELMRELFEILTRQGVHVIDLRKSAKRGMAQILLTVEIKDSEALRLIQNSLEEVKGVTQVRRR
- a CDS encoding alpha/beta fold hydrolase; its protein translation is MNATDHSLHAHKQGDAKHSHSKEVSNQNLLLIALVLTLGFSGVEGAAAYYANSLALISDAGHMVTDAAALGLALLAQIISRRPPSSKHSFGFGRAEALAAFVNSIAMLALVAWIMFEAISRFYDPHHVDGLTVIIVAAIGLVMNIAVAWVLSRDKKSVNTRAALVHVMGDLLGSVAALIAGVVIQLTGWMPIDAILSILVSLLILKSTISILKESYHFLMEGVPLHIDYLQVGTDLKMVPGVLAVHDLHVWEMTPSFPALIGHIEIAHITEWPEIMGRINTMLLNQHGIDHVTLQPEVVGMADKQTQDLDPENETKAPHVGIHQGEIFYVTCASSDGTHRMANHAWGNPSNSKVLICVHGLTRRGSDFRTLAEAMSQEYYVVCPDIVGRGDSDRLQNPMLYAVPQYVADMACLIKQLGVAQVDWFGTSMGGLIGMVYASMPNSPIRRMLINDVGPRIEPEAVKRLGSYVGQPFAFAHRADALERLNEICASFGAHSPEEWEIYNGPMLVQKDGLWMMHYDPDIAVPFASVNPIMAKAGEMAMWHAFKQIHIPMLIVRGGDSDLLSAKTVAEMCKVNPYVRSIEIPGVGHAPAFVKPEQVALAKEFFS